Proteins co-encoded in one Cucurbita pepo subsp. pepo cultivar mu-cu-16 chromosome LG15, ASM280686v2, whole genome shotgun sequence genomic window:
- the LOC111811270 gene encoding scopoletin glucosyltransferase-like encodes MGTQLHMFLFPFMARGHMIPMVDMAKLLAARGVKVTVVTTPLNSIAISNSIHTSKSLSVSNIHLLILKFPTAEVGLPEGCENGDSVIAPAMFPKFIKALNLLQTQFEEAVMEHRPHCIVADILFPWVNDVAAKFGIPKLSFHGTCFFSFCAMEFVRIHQPYNQVSSDTEPFQIPYLPGEISFTKLKLPDFMREDIKSDVTDFFKRAQESDSTSYGAVMNSFYELEAEYADCYRNVLGRKAWHIGPLSLCNQETKEKAHRGKESAIDENECLKWLDSKKPNSVAYVCFGSMAKFSSDQLREIANGLEASGKDFIWVVRKVNGEEKEEDQNWLPEGFEQRMEGKGLIIRGWAPQVLILDHPAVGGFVTHCGWNSTLEGIAGGVPMVTWPVAGEQFYNEKLVTEVLRIGVGVGVEKWVRILGDFIKAEAVGKAIRRVMEGEEAEEMRNRVRELGEMARRAVLENGSSYSNVDALIKELKSLAF; translated from the coding sequence ATGGGCACTCAGCTCCACATGTTCTTATTCCCTTTCATGGCGCGCGGACACATGATTCCCATGGTCGACATGGCCAAGTTGCTTGCAGCTCGCGGCGTCAAGGTCACCGTCGTCACGACCCCTCTTAATTCCATCGCCATCTCTAACTCAATCCACACTTCCAAATCCCTCTCTGTTTCAAACATTCATCTTCTCATCCTCAAATTCCCCACTGCCGAAGTGGGTCTGCCGGAAGGTTGTGAAAATGGCGACTCCGTTATCGCTCCCGCCATGTTTCCCAAATTCATCAAAGCTTTGAATTTGCTTCAAACCCAATTTGAAGAGGCTGTAATGGAACACCGCCCCCATTGCATTGTCGCCGATATTCTCTTCCCTTGGGTCAACGATGTCGCTGCTAAATTTGGTATCCCCAAGCTGAGCTTCCATGGCACTTGCTTTTTCTCGTTCTGTGCTATGGAGTTCGTGAGGATTCACCAGCCTTATAACCAAGTTTCGTCCGATACGGAGCCTTTTCAAATTCCTTATCTTCCCGGGGAGATTTCTTTCACGAAATTGAAACTCCCCGACTTCATGCGGGAGGATATCAAAAGTGATGTAACAGATTTTTTTAAGAGAGCCCAAGAGTCTGATTCAACGTCTTATGGAGCTGTTATGAACAGTTTTTATGAGCTGGAAGCAGAGTATGCTGATTGCTATAGAAATGTGTTGGGAAGAAAGGCGTGGCATATTGGTCCACTTTCGTTGTGCAATCAGGAAACTAAAGAAAAAGCTCATAGAGGAAAGGAATCCGCCATTGATGAGAACGAGTGCTTGAAATGGCTCGACTCCAAAAAACCCAATTCGGTTGCGTATGTGTGTTTTGGAAGTATGGCGAAATTCAGCTCCGATCAGCTGAGGGAGATTGCAAATGGGCTTGAAGCTTCTGGGAAAGATTTCATATGGGTTGTCCGGAAAGTGAACggagaagagaaggaagaggatCAAAATTGGCTGCCGGAGGGGTTCGAACAGAGGATGGAAGGAAAAGGGTTGATTATAAGAGGATGGGCGCCGCAAGTTCTGATATTGGATCATCCGGCGGTGGGTGGATTTGTGACACACTGCGGGTGGAATTCGACGCTGGAAGGGATAGCCGGCGGTGTTCCGATGGTGACGTGGCCGGTGGCAGGGGAGCAGTTTTACAACGAGAAATTAGTGACAGAGGTGTTGAGAATTGGAGTTGGGGTTGGGGTTGAGAAATGGGTGAGGATTTTGGGGGATTTCATCAAAGCGGAAGCTGTGGGGAAGGCGATAAGGAGAGTAATGGAGGGTGAAGAAGCAGAGGAGATGAGAAACAGAGTTAGAGAATTGGGAGAGATGGCGAGGAGAGCTGTTCTTGAAAATGGATCGTCGTATTCCAATGTAGATGCTTTGATTAAGGAATTGAAATCATTGGCGTTTTGA